Proteins from a genomic interval of Gemmatimonadaceae bacterium:
- a CDS encoding alpha-ketoacid dehydrogenase subunit beta produces MPEITYLEAIREALFEEMDRDADVFCIGEDIGRYGGAFKVTDGLLDKYGEQRVIDSPISEIGIVGAAAGAAHMGMRPVVEMQFIDFIANAYDMLTNYVATARYRAFLPCPMVVRGPSGGYVRGGPFHSQNPEAGFVHTPGLKVVYPSTAEDAKGLMKAAIRDDDCVLFFEHKYLYRRVKAEMPAGDHVVPIGKARIAREGKDLSIITYAATVWKALEAAEQLEKQDGLSVEILDLRTLSPLDDDAIQATVRKTNRALIVHEDTRTGGLAGEITARINETSFAWLDAPVLRVTAHDVPLPYAPALEDYVLPQTADIVTAARALAAY; encoded by the coding sequence ATGCCTGAAATCACCTACCTCGAGGCCATCCGTGAGGCCCTCTTCGAGGAGATGGATCGCGACGCCGACGTCTTCTGCATCGGCGAAGACATTGGCCGCTACGGCGGCGCGTTCAAGGTGACCGACGGGTTGCTCGACAAATACGGCGAGCAGCGCGTCATCGACTCGCCGATTTCCGAGATCGGGATCGTCGGCGCGGCGGCCGGTGCGGCGCACATGGGCATGCGTCCCGTGGTCGAGATGCAGTTCATCGACTTCATCGCGAACGCGTACGACATGCTCACGAACTACGTCGCGACGGCGCGGTATCGCGCGTTCCTGCCGTGTCCGATGGTCGTGCGGGGGCCGAGCGGAGGATACGTTCGCGGCGGGCCGTTTCATTCGCAGAATCCCGAAGCGGGATTCGTCCATACGCCGGGGCTCAAGGTCGTGTATCCCTCGACGGCCGAGGACGCGAAGGGCTTGATGAAGGCGGCGATCCGCGACGACGATTGCGTGCTGTTCTTCGAGCACAAATATCTCTATCGCCGGGTGAAGGCGGAGATGCCCGCGGGCGATCACGTCGTGCCGATCGGCAAGGCGCGCATTGCGCGTGAAGGGAAGGATCTGTCGATCATCACGTACGCCGCCACGGTATGGAAGGCGCTCGAGGCCGCGGAGCAGCTCGAGAAGCAGGATGGGCTTTCCGTCGAGATTCTCGATCTGCGCACGCTGTCGCCGCTCGACGACGACGCGATTCAGGCGACGGTGCGCAAGACGAATCGCGCGCTCATCGTGCACGAGGACACGCGAACCGGAGGCCTGGCCGGCGAGATCACGGCGCGCATCAACGAAACGTCGTTCGCCTGGCTCGATGCGCCCGTGCTGCGCGTGACGGCGCACGACGTCCCGCTGCCATACGCGCCCGCGCTCGAGGATTACGTGCTGCCCCAGACCGCGGACATCGTCACGGCGGCGCGCGCGCTGGCAGCGTATTGA
- the sucB gene encoding 2-oxoglutarate dehydrogenase, E2 component, dihydrolipoamide succinyltransferase yields the protein MARVDVVMPQMGESIAEGTLSKWLKKVGDQVKRDEPIFEISTDKVDAEIPAPSTGVLAEILVTEGQTVPVSTVVARLETDVAAGVSAAAAAPTPAPAAAVASSPAAPTAPSPAAPAAPPPAAPAAPHPAAPAAPHPAASAATNGNSLEDRLRTKSSPLVRRIAAEHGIEINGMQGSGIAGRVTKKDILQFIESGAKAPPAQRPAPGAQPVHAGPLPEPWPGDDVQPMSKMRAIIAEHMVVSKHTSAHVNSFFEVDFTRIARIRAKHRAEFEKQTGEKLTYLPFIIKAVTDGLRAFPVLNAAVRGNEVIYRKQINVGIAVALDWGLIVPVIKGADNLSLTGLTRSLNDLANRARSKRLDPREVQDGTFTITNPGVFGSLMGTPIINQPQVAILCLGTIEKRPKVITGADGEDTIAIRTCAYLSLSFDHRIVDGADADKFMSFVKKGLETFPENVL from the coding sequence GTGGCACGTGTAGACGTCGTCATGCCTCAGATGGGCGAGTCGATCGCTGAAGGCACGCTGTCGAAGTGGTTGAAAAAAGTCGGCGATCAGGTGAAGCGCGATGAGCCCATCTTCGAGATCTCGACCGACAAGGTCGACGCGGAGATTCCGGCGCCGTCGACCGGTGTGCTGGCGGAAATCCTCGTGACCGAAGGCCAGACGGTTCCGGTATCGACCGTGGTCGCACGTCTCGAAACCGATGTTGCTGCTGGTGTGTCGGCTGCGGCGGCCGCCCCCACTCCGGCCCCTGCCGCCGCCGTTGCGTCGTCCCCTGCGGCGCCAACCGCGCCATCCCCCGCCGCGCCAGCGGCGCCACCCCCTGCGGCGCCAGCCGCGCCACACCCTGCGGCGCCAGCCGCGCCACACCCTGCGGCGTCAGCCGCGACAAACGGCAACTCACTCGAAGACCGCCTTCGCACCAAGTCGTCGCCGCTCGTACGGCGCATTGCCGCGGAGCACGGTATCGAGATCAACGGGATGCAGGGCAGCGGCATCGCCGGACGCGTCACGAAGAAAGACATTCTTCAATTCATCGAGTCCGGCGCGAAAGCGCCTCCCGCCCAGCGCCCAGCGCCCGGCGCCCAGCCCGTGCACGCGGGTCCGCTGCCCGAGCCATGGCCCGGCGACGACGTGCAGCCGATGTCGAAGATGCGCGCCATCATCGCCGAGCACATGGTGGTCTCCAAGCACACCTCGGCGCACGTGAACTCGTTCTTCGAGGTCGACTTCACGCGCATCGCGCGCATTCGCGCCAAGCATCGCGCGGAGTTCGAGAAGCAGACCGGCGAGAAGCTGACGTATTTGCCGTTCATCATCAAAGCGGTGACGGATGGGTTGCGTGCGTTCCCCGTGCTCAACGCGGCGGTGCGCGGGAACGAGGTCATCTATCGCAAGCAGATCAACGTCGGCATCGCCGTCGCGCTCGACTGGGGTCTGATCGTGCCCGTCATCAAGGGCGCCGACAACCTCTCGTTGACGGGGCTCACGCGCTCGCTCAACGACCTCGCGAATCGCGCGCGCAGCAAGCGTCTCGATCCGCGCGAGGTGCAAGACGGGACGTTCACCATCACAAATCCCGGCGTGTTCGGCTCGCTGATGGGCACGCCGATCATCAATCAGCCGCAAGTCGCCATTCTGTGCCTCGGCACGATCGAGAAGCGGCCGAAAGTCATCACCGGTGCCGACGGCGAAGACACGATCGCCATTCGCACCTGCGCGTACCTGTCGCTGTCGTTCGATCACCGCATCGTCGACGGTGCGGATGCCGACAAGTTCATGTCATTCGTGAAGAAGGGCCTCGAGACATTCCCCGAAAACGTGCTCTGA
- a CDS encoding PHP domain-containing protein: MTAPYPGAGGGAAPSGFVDLHMHSTASDGSRAPADVVREAKRVGLIAIALTDHDTLDGLPEAMATGTELGVRVVPGIELSAVEGDVETHILGLHLSDTRELESRLVALREMRRTRAQRIVERLNELGVRIEFTAVLDQAAGGAIGRPHVARAMIAEGWAVDFRDAFERYLGNGKAAYVGKDRLAVADAIGLIHNAGGLAILAHPASGGTRARVEQFVQEGIDGVEVRHPSHSSEDIARLSALVEHFSLVPSGGSDWHGATDGPRTLGMMRVPEEWLGRQDGRVRARPPRAA, translated from the coding sequence GTGACCGCTCCGTACCCGGGGGCTGGTGGCGGAGCCGCGCCGAGCGGCTTCGTCGATCTGCACATGCATTCCACGGCGTCGGATGGGTCGCGCGCGCCCGCCGACGTCGTGCGCGAAGCGAAGCGCGTCGGTCTCATCGCGATCGCACTGACCGATCATGATACACTCGATGGACTGCCCGAAGCGATGGCGACCGGCACCGAGCTTGGCGTGCGCGTCGTTCCCGGCATCGAGCTGAGCGCGGTGGAAGGCGACGTCGAGACGCACATTCTCGGGCTGCATCTCTCGGACACGCGCGAGCTGGAATCGCGGCTCGTCGCGCTCCGCGAGATGCGCCGCACGCGCGCGCAGCGCATCGTCGAGCGGCTCAACGAGCTCGGCGTGCGCATCGAGTTCACGGCGGTGCTGGACCAAGCGGCGGGCGGCGCGATCGGCCGGCCGCATGTCGCGCGCGCGATGATCGCCGAAGGTTGGGCCGTCGATTTTCGCGACGCGTTCGAGCGTTACCTTGGCAACGGAAAGGCCGCCTACGTCGGCAAGGATCGGTTGGCGGTGGCGGACGCGATCGGGCTCATTCACAACGCCGGCGGCCTCGCGATCCTCGCGCACCCCGCATCGGGTGGAACGCGTGCGCGCGTCGAGCAGTTCGTGCAAGAGGGGATCGACGGCGTCGAAGTGCGGCACCCGAGCCATTCGTCGGAGGACATTGCGCGCCTGAGCGCGCTGGTCGAGCATTTTTCACTGGTTCCGAGCGGGGGATCTGACTGGCACGGAGCGACCGATGGACCACGGACGCTCGGGATGATGCGGGTGCCGGAGGAGTGGTTGGGGCGGCAAGACGGGCGGGTTCGGGCTCGGCCGCCGCGTGCCGCCTAG
- a CDS encoding SDR family oxidoreductase: MDLNGRTALVTGSGHRVGRAIAVALGGRGMRVAVHYNSTADGARETVKQIEAAGGEADVVAADLTRAESAAELIATVVETFGSLDVLVNSAAVMLRMPFGEITPEHWDEVMTLNLRAPFFLAQAAAPHLRAARGAVVNIADLAAFETWPGYLPHGISKAGIVYMTRALAKVLAPEVRVAAVAPGTVLLPPNFDPVQTEHLRETTPLKRHGDPSDVTRTVLFILDSDYLTGETILVDGGRHVRK; the protein is encoded by the coding sequence GTGGACCTGAACGGCCGTACCGCACTAGTGACGGGCTCCGGACACCGCGTTGGCCGCGCGATCGCGGTGGCCCTCGGTGGGCGCGGCATGCGCGTGGCCGTGCACTACAACTCCACGGCGGACGGCGCGCGCGAAACCGTGAAGCAGATCGAGGCCGCGGGCGGCGAGGCGGACGTCGTTGCCGCCGATCTTACGCGTGCCGAATCGGCGGCCGAGTTGATCGCGACCGTGGTCGAGACGTTCGGCTCGCTCGACGTGCTCGTGAACTCCGCGGCCGTCATGCTGCGCATGCCGTTCGGCGAGATCACCCCCGAACACTGGGACGAGGTGATGACGCTCAATCTGCGCGCGCCGTTCTTTCTCGCGCAGGCAGCGGCGCCGCATTTGCGCGCGGCGCGCGGCGCCGTCGTCAACATCGCGGACCTCGCGGCGTTCGAAACGTGGCCGGGGTATCTGCCCCACGGCATCTCGAAGGCAGGCATCGTCTACATGACGCGCGCGCTCGCGAAGGTGCTCGCGCCCGAGGTCCGCGTTGCCGCGGTGGCGCCGGGCACCGTGCTGCTACCGCCCAACTTCGATCCGGTGCAGACCGAGCATCTGCGCGAGACCACGCCGCTCAAGCGCCATGGCGATCCGTCCGACGTCACGCGCACGGTGCTGTTCATCCTCGACTCGGATTATCTCACCGGCGAGACGATTCTCGTGGACGGCGGCCGCCATGTCCGAAAGTGA
- the trxB gene encoding thioredoxin-disulfide reductase → MGTTYNFDVVIVGAGPAGMCAGMYAGRSMLKAVVLERGFPGGELLNTEVIEDYPGFEHILGHELAQKFSDHAAKFGAEFRNGVIVECVQKRQDGTFETRCDNGDVYVSPAVIVTAGGTPIKLGIPGELEYAGKGVSYCAICDGAFFRNQEIAVVGGGDAATEEADFLTRYASKVYLIHRRESLRASKILQQRLFANPKIEVIWNTVVDEVEGDAQGLVKNLKLRDVETDARRDLPAQGMFVFIGFRPNTGIIEGHVDHDEMGYLRTDANMHTSIRGLFAAGDVRSQLTRQVTTAVGDATTAAIAAEKYLKALADGDGDEPLVGSGGYAV, encoded by the coding sequence ATGGGAACGACCTACAACTTCGATGTCGTCATCGTCGGTGCGGGACCGGCGGGCATGTGCGCCGGGATGTACGCCGGACGCTCGATGCTCAAGGCCGTCGTGCTCGAGCGCGGGTTTCCGGGCGGCGAGCTGCTCAACACCGAAGTCATCGAGGATTATCCGGGCTTCGAGCACATTCTCGGACACGAGCTGGCGCAGAAATTTTCCGATCACGCCGCCAAGTTCGGCGCCGAGTTCCGGAACGGTGTCATCGTGGAGTGCGTGCAGAAGCGACAGGACGGCACGTTCGAGACGCGCTGCGACAACGGCGACGTGTACGTGTCGCCCGCGGTGATCGTCACGGCCGGCGGTACGCCGATCAAGCTCGGCATTCCCGGCGAATTGGAGTACGCGGGAAAGGGCGTGTCGTACTGCGCGATCTGCGACGGCGCCTTTTTTCGCAATCAGGAAATCGCCGTGGTCGGCGGCGGCGATGCGGCGACGGAAGAGGCGGACTTTCTGACGCGCTACGCGAGCAAGGTGTATCTCATACATCGCCGCGAGTCGTTGCGCGCGTCGAAGATTCTCCAGCAGCGGCTCTTCGCGAATCCCAAGATCGAAGTCATCTGGAACACCGTCGTCGACGAAGTCGAGGGCGACGCGCAGGGACTCGTGAAGAACCTGAAGCTGCGCGACGTGGAGACCGATGCCCGGCGCGATCTCCCCGCGCAGGGCATGTTCGTCTTCATCGGATTCCGGCCGAACACCGGCATCATCGAGGGGCACGTCGACCACGACGAGATGGGCTACCTGCGCACCGATGCCAACATGCACACGAGCATTCGCGGCCTGTTCGCGGCGGGCGACGTGCGGTCGCAGCTCACGCGCCAGGTGACGACGGCGGTCGGCGACGCGACGACGGCGGCGATCGCGGCGGAGAAATATTTGAAGGCGTTGGCGGACGGCGATGGTGACGAGCCGCTCGTCGGAAGCGGAGGCTACGCGGTATGA
- a CDS encoding MBL fold metallo-hydrolase, with product MIGMKITLLTVGPFEENSYLVIDEESNRAVLIDPGDEPDRLIAMVRESGATLDAIWLTHAHIDHIGGLAGVRRAYPVPVYMHPADRPVFDRGATQAAVYELPFEQPDPPDFELADGDILTLGDAQFHVMHTPGHAPGHVVFRNDRIVLGGDLLFAGSVGRTDLLLSDPDQMADSLVRICELDDETVVFPGHGPHTTIGRERATNPWVTGLAGIVPR from the coding sequence ATGATCGGTATGAAGATCACGCTGCTGACCGTCGGCCCGTTCGAGGAAAACTCGTATCTCGTGATCGACGAAGAATCGAATCGCGCGGTGCTGATCGATCCCGGCGACGAGCCCGATCGTTTGATCGCGATGGTGCGCGAATCCGGCGCGACGCTCGACGCGATCTGGCTCACGCACGCACACATCGATCACATCGGCGGACTTGCCGGCGTGCGGCGCGCGTACCCGGTGCCGGTGTACATGCACCCGGCGGACCGACCGGTGTTCGACCGCGGCGCGACACAAGCCGCGGTGTACGAACTGCCCTTCGAGCAGCCCGACCCGCCCGACTTCGAGCTCGCCGATGGCGACATCCTCACGCTCGGCGACGCGCAATTTCATGTCATGCACACGCCCGGCCACGCGCCCGGCCACGTCGTGTTTCGCAATGACCGCATCGTCCTGGGCGGCGATCTGCTGTTCGCCGGATCGGTTGGCCGCACCGACCTGTTGTTGTCCGACCCGGACCAGATGGCCGATTCGCTCGTTCGGATCTGCGAGCTCGACGACGAAACGGTGGTGTTTCCCGGTCACGGGCCGCACACGACGATCGGCCGCGAGCGCGCCACGAATCCGTGGGTGACGGGACTCGCGGGTATCGTGCCGCGATGA
- a CDS encoding DUF4149 domain-containing protein, protein MRAVTTSIIAIALLALWLGAGTIVSAVVAPALFAVLPSRTLAGAVVGRVLPAVFYSGIVIGLVALGLEWRVHREWRWAESAMGIMVLACAAAQVFVAPRIEAVRQAIGGPVDALSADDPRRIAFGRLHGESVAWLGLAMVAAAVAGVAIARVMTKE, encoded by the coding sequence ATGCGCGCGGTAACGACGTCCATAATCGCGATTGCGCTGCTGGCGCTCTGGTTGGGCGCGGGCACGATCGTGAGCGCGGTCGTCGCGCCCGCGCTGTTCGCCGTTCTGCCAAGCCGCACGCTGGCCGGCGCGGTGGTGGGCCGCGTGCTGCCGGCGGTGTTCTATTCGGGCATCGTCATCGGTCTCGTCGCGCTCGGACTCGAATGGCGCGTGCATCGCGAGTGGCGGTGGGCCGAGTCGGCGATGGGCATCATGGTGCTGGCGTGCGCGGCGGCGCAGGTGTTCGTGGCCCCGCGCATCGAGGCGGTACGGCAGGCGATCGGCGGCCCGGTGGACGCGCTGTCGGCCGATGATCCACGGCGCATCGCGTTCGGCCGCTTGCATGGCGAGAGCGTCGCCTGGCTCGGACTGGCGATGGTGGCCGCGGCCGTGGCCGGGGTCGCGATCGCGCGTGTTATGACGAAAGAATAA
- a CDS encoding aspartate ammonia-lyase, translating to MPDTRREKDPLGYLEVPTDALYGVQTQRARQNFSISGLTPLEPFIISQVWIKKAAALTHKETGRLDPKLADAIVQAADEVLAGKYRDAFIVDPYQAGAGTSHNMNANEVLANRANELLGGQRGSYTPVHPNDHVNMAQSTNDTIPTNIRLSCLAQLATLNAALENLIGAFADKGVEFNDIVKAGRTHLQDAMPIRLGQEFTAYAGTLARGVKRINEAADYLRDLGIGGSAVGTGVTVEKEYPALMNKYLKQITGLDLRIGQDRIQLMQSMGDVAAFSSQIRVLALDLSKIASDLRLMVMGPRTGIDEIKLPAVQPGSSIMPGKVNPSIPEMVNQVCFQVVGCDTTVSMAAEHGQLELNVMMPVIAHNVLLEMRIISNAATVFADKCVKGIEANREMCEYWVERSAALATALAPQIGYAKAAEISKKSVQEGVLIRDMVKRDKILPDAEVDDVLDLKKMTEIGVPGGKHGAVAAG from the coding sequence ATGCCTGACACCCGCCGCGAAAAAGATCCGCTGGGCTACCTCGAGGTCCCGACCGACGCACTCTACGGCGTCCAGACCCAGCGCGCCCGCCAGAACTTCTCGATCAGCGGCCTCACGCCGCTCGAGCCGTTCATCATCTCGCAAGTGTGGATCAAGAAGGCGGCGGCGCTGACACACAAGGAAACCGGGCGCCTGGACCCCAAACTCGCCGACGCCATCGTACAGGCCGCCGACGAGGTCCTCGCCGGGAAGTATCGCGACGCCTTCATCGTCGATCCCTATCAGGCCGGCGCCGGCACCTCGCACAACATGAACGCGAACGAGGTCCTCGCCAATCGCGCCAACGAACTCCTCGGCGGCCAGCGCGGCTCGTACACGCCGGTGCATCCGAACGACCACGTCAACATGGCGCAGTCGACGAACGACACGATCCCCACGAACATCCGCCTGTCGTGCCTCGCTCAGCTCGCGACGCTCAACGCGGCGCTCGAGAATCTCATCGGCGCGTTCGCCGACAAGGGCGTCGAGTTCAACGACATCGTGAAGGCGGGCCGCACGCATCTCCAGGATGCCATGCCCATTCGCCTCGGGCAGGAATTCACTGCGTACGCAGGCACGCTCGCGCGCGGTGTGAAGCGCATCAACGAAGCCGCGGACTATCTCCGCGACCTGGGGATCGGCGGCAGCGCCGTGGGCACCGGCGTGACGGTCGAGAAAGAATATCCCGCGCTGATGAACAAGTATCTCAAGCAGATCACCGGACTCGACCTGCGCATCGGGCAGGATCGCATTCAACTCATGCAGAGCATGGGCGACGTGGCGGCGTTCAGCTCGCAGATTCGCGTGCTCGCCCTCGATCTCAGCAAGATCGCGAGCGACCTGCGCCTGATGGTCATGGGCCCGCGCACGGGCATCGACGAGATCAAGCTTCCCGCCGTGCAGCCCGGCTCGTCGATCATGCCGGGCAAGGTGAACCCCTCGATTCCCGAGATGGTGAATCAGGTGTGCTTCCAGGTCGTCGGGTGCGACACCACCGTGTCGATGGCCGCCGAGCATGGACAACTCGAGCTCAACGTGATGATGCCCGTCATCGCGCACAACGTGCTGCTCGAGATGCGCATCATCTCGAACGCCGCGACGGTGTTCGCCGACAAATGCGTGAAGGGCATCGAAGCCAATCGCGAGATGTGCGAGTATTGGGTCGAACGGTCTGCCGCGCTCGCGACCGCGCTCGCGCCGCAAATCGGCTACGCCAAGGCGGCGGAGATCAGCAAGAAGTCGGTGCAGGAGGGCGTGCTGATCCGCGACATGGTCAAGCGCGACAAGATTCTGCCGGACGCCGAGGTCGACGACGTGCTCGATCTGAAGAAGATGACGGAAATCGGCGTGCCGGGAGGGAAGCACGGAGCTGTCGCGGCGGGCTGA
- a CDS encoding Rrf2 family transcriptional regulator, with protein sequence MRITTLAEYGVICALHLARRAADGPITGREIAEVERLPGDYVEQILLRLRRAGLVRSTRGARGGYALAREATAISIRDVIEASETTTFDLHCVSHPVGEERCSSSHNCSIRPVWMLLQQKIDDVLEGVHLSDLLVEESEVRTRVGLRTLPVLQH encoded by the coding sequence GTGCGCATCACCACGCTCGCCGAGTACGGCGTCATCTGTGCTCTCCATCTCGCCCGCCGCGCCGCGGACGGTCCGATCACCGGCCGCGAGATCGCCGAGGTCGAGCGGCTGCCCGGTGACTACGTCGAACAGATCCTGCTGCGTCTGAGGCGCGCGGGACTCGTGCGAAGCACGCGCGGCGCGCGCGGCGGATACGCGCTGGCCCGCGAGGCGACGGCCATCTCCATCCGCGACGTGATCGAGGCCTCGGAGACGACGACCTTCGACCTCCATTGCGTGTCGCACCCGGTCGGCGAAGAGCGGTGCTCGTCGTCGCACAATTGCAGCATTCGCCCCGTGTGGATGCTGCTGCAGCAAAAGATCGACGACGTGCTCGAAGGCGTGCATCTGTCCGACTTGCTCGTCGAGGAAAGCGAGGTGCGCACGCGCGTCGGCTTGCGGACGTTGCCGGTGCTGCAGCACTGA
- the smpB gene encoding SsrA-binding protein SmpB — protein sequence MQSIARNKRARFDYEILDTYEAGLVLKGTEVKSLRDGRANISDAYGIIKDGEAYLLNLHISAYERGGYTNHEPERTRKLLLHRKEIRRLIGAVERQGLTLIPLELYFKNGVAKVALALGKGKKLHDKRDTERERDAAREIARSVRVR from the coding sequence ATACAGTCCATCGCGCGAAACAAGCGTGCGCGATTCGACTACGAAATCCTCGACACCTACGAGGCCGGCCTGGTCCTGAAAGGCACCGAAGTGAAGTCGCTCCGAGACGGCCGCGCCAACATCAGCGACGCCTACGGGATCATCAAGGACGGGGAGGCCTACCTCCTCAACCTGCACATTTCTGCGTACGAACGGGGCGGATACACCAACCACGAACCCGAACGTACCCGAAAGCTGTTGCTCCACCGCAAGGAAATCCGTCGTTTGATTGGGGCCGTCGAGCGCCAGGGACTCACCCTGATCCCGCTCGAGCTCTATTTCAAGAACGGAGTGGCGAAGGTGGCGCTGGCGCTCGGCAAGGGCAAAAAGCTGCACGACAAGCGGGATACCGAGCGCGAGCGAGATGCCGCGCGCGAGATCGCGCGGTCGGTGCGTGTCCGATGA
- a CDS encoding N-acetylmuramoyl-L-alanine amidase: protein MMKRTTRAAVVAVAAVQIAAAVQAQPAQAQSAPRQLVVRSGDQVVRIPTVSTANGPMIRLRALDQMIPIKVQRDSGNWYTVEAWGARFQLETGSTVIHANDAVRQLATAPIMRNGDLLVPLQLVSDVFPTVLPNNRWDADSAQLILMSMADRPVIRASSEGASGSSSRRTTSVQQQGGEVNEVARANARAGGPLPPISAKTGRRRVIVDAGHGGIDNGMTGPIGGGPKIYEKNITLAVAKDLGAQLESRGLDVVYTRTTDTLIALDDRGRIANKAQGDLFISIHVNAANPNWKDPGGSRGFETYFLSEARTEDARRVEHMENDAARFETMTDHVDKDDPLSFIFSDMQQNEHLRESSELADLIQQRLGRMHPGPSRGVKQAGFRVLVTAYMPAVLVEIGFGTNPKEAQYLTDPDKQNALAAAIADAATEYLERFESRLHGTRAAPAASRPEPRR from the coding sequence ATGATGAAGCGAACGACGCGGGCCGCTGTCGTCGCGGTCGCGGCCGTTCAGATCGCGGCCGCCGTCCAAGCGCAACCCGCCCAGGCGCAATCCGCGCCGCGCCAGCTCGTCGTGCGGAGCGGCGATCAGGTCGTACGCATTCCCACGGTGAGCACCGCGAACGGCCCGATGATTCGCCTGCGCGCGCTCGATCAGATGATCCCGATCAAGGTGCAGCGCGATTCAGGAAATTGGTATACGGTCGAAGCGTGGGGCGCGCGCTTTCAGCTCGAGACGGGATCGACCGTCATTCACGCGAACGACGCCGTGCGCCAACTCGCCACCGCGCCGATCATGCGCAACGGTGACCTGCTCGTTCCACTGCAGCTCGTGTCCGACGTCTTTCCCACCGTGTTGCCGAACAATCGCTGGGACGCCGACAGCGCGCAGCTGATTCTGATGTCCATGGCCGACCGGCCGGTGATTCGTGCGTCGTCGGAGGGTGCGTCCGGTTCGTCGTCACGGCGAACCACATCCGTGCAGCAGCAGGGCGGTGAGGTCAACGAGGTTGCGCGCGCCAACGCGCGCGCCGGCGGACCGCTGCCGCCGATCAGCGCGAAGACCGGCCGGCGTCGCGTGATCGTGGATGCGGGGCACGGCGGCATCGACAACGGCATGACGGGGCCGATCGGCGGCGGACCGAAGATCTACGAGAAGAACATCACACTCGCGGTGGCGAAGGACCTGGGCGCGCAGCTCGAGTCGCGCGGGCTCGACGTGGTGTACACGCGCACGACCGATACGCTGATCGCGCTCGACGACCGGGGGCGCATCGCGAACAAGGCGCAAGGCGATCTCTTCATCTCGATTCACGTCAACGCGGCGAATCCGAATTGGAAGGATCCGGGCGGCTCGCGCGGCTTCGAGACGTATTTCCTCTCCGAGGCACGTACGGAGGACGCGCGCCGCGTGGAGCACATGGAAAATGACGCCGCGCGCTTCGAGACGATGACGGACCACGTCGACAAGGACGATCCGCTGAGCTTCATCTTCAGCGACATGCAGCAGAACGAGCATCTGCGCGAGTCGAGCGAGCTCGCGGATCTCATTCAGCAGCGCCTGGGCAGAATGCATCCGGGCCCGAGCCGCGGCGTGAAGCAGGCGGGGTTTCGCGTGCTCGTGACCGCGTACATGCCCGCGGTGCTCGTCGAGATCGGCTTCGGCACCAATCCGAAGGAAGCGCAGTATCTCACCGATCCCGACAAGCAGAACGCGCTGGCGGCGGCGATCGCCGACGCGGCGACGGAGTATCTCGAGCGATTCGAGAGCCGGCTCCACGGCACACGCGCCGCGCCGGCCGCCTCGCGCCCGGAGCCGCGGCGGTGA